The proteins below are encoded in one region of Candidatus Rokuibacteriota bacterium:
- a CDS encoding ABC transporter ATP-binding protein, with amino-acid sequence MARPVVELQGCTKDYGGVRAVDALDLAIFEGEFLALLGPSGCGKTTTLSLIAGFVEPTAGRILIDGEDVTGRPAHLRGLGVVFQSYALFPHLSVFENVAFGLRERRVPAAEIGRRVNDALELVRLDRLGRQRPAELSGGMQQRVALARALVYRPRVVLLDEPLAALDKKLREGMRDELRAIQRSVGITTVFVTHDQAEALGLSDRIAVMSRGRIEQLGAPREIYERPANRFVADFIGASTVLRGRAVARDLVALAPGLTIRVAAGEALRAGEEVELAIRPERVRLAGGPGEGTAEARIEGLVYQGSLTEVTARLGDGQRVLVFVTEPAPMRLAPGQIVHLQLPPDAFMVLA; translated from the coding sequence ATGGCCCGGCCCGTCGTCGAGCTCCAGGGCTGCACCAAGGATTACGGCGGCGTCCGCGCCGTGGACGCGCTGGACCTCGCGATCTTCGAGGGCGAGTTCCTCGCCTTGCTCGGGCCTTCGGGCTGCGGCAAGACCACGACGCTCAGCCTGATCGCGGGTTTCGTCGAGCCGACCGCGGGGCGGATCCTCATCGATGGCGAGGACGTGACGGGCCGGCCGGCTCACCTCCGTGGCCTCGGCGTCGTCTTCCAGTCCTACGCTCTCTTCCCGCACCTGTCCGTGTTCGAGAACGTGGCGTTCGGCCTCCGCGAGCGGCGCGTGCCCGCGGCCGAGATCGGGCGCCGTGTGAACGATGCCCTCGAGCTGGTCCGCCTGGACAGGCTCGGGCGGCAGCGGCCCGCCGAGCTCTCGGGCGGGATGCAGCAGCGCGTGGCTCTCGCCCGGGCCCTCGTGTACCGCCCGCGGGTGGTGCTCCTCGACGAGCCGCTCGCGGCGCTGGACAAGAAGCTGCGCGAGGGGATGCGCGACGAGCTCAGGGCCATCCAGCGCTCGGTCGGGATCACCACGGTCTTCGTCACCCACGACCAGGCCGAGGCCCTCGGGCTCTCGGACCGCATCGCCGTCATGAGCCGCGGGCGGATCGAGCAGCTCGGCGCGCCGCGCGAGATCTACGAGCGGCCGGCGAACCGCTTCGTCGCCGACTTCATCGGCGCCTCCACGGTCCTGCGCGGCCGCGCCGTCGCGCGGGACCTGGTGGCGCTCGCTCCCGGCCTGACCATCCGCGTGGCGGCCGGCGAGGCGCTCCGGGCGGGCGAAGAGGTCGAGCTTGCCATCCGGCCCGAGCGCGTGCGGCTGGCGGGCGGGCCCGGGGAGGGCACGGCCGAGGCGCGGATCGAGGGGCTCGTCTATCAGGGCTCCCTGACCGAGGTGACGGCGCGGCTCGGCGACGGCCAGCGCGTTCTCGTGTTCGTGACCGAGCCCGCCCCGATGCGGCTCGCTCCAGGGCAGATCGTGCATCTGCAGCTGCCGCCCGATGCGTTCATGGTGCTCGCGTGA